A region from the Canis lupus dingo isolate Sandy chromosome 9, ASM325472v2, whole genome shotgun sequence genome encodes:
- the SLC16A3 gene encoding monocarboxylate transporter 4 produces the protein MGGAVVDEGPTGIRAPDGGWGWAVLFGCFVITGFSYAFPKAVSVFFKELMREFGIGYSDTAWISSILLAMLYGTGPLCSVCVNRFGCRPVMLMGGLLASLGMVAASFCRSIIQLYLTTGVITGLGLALNFQPSLIMLNRYFNKRRPMANGLAAAGSPVFLCALSPLGQLLQDHYGWRGGFLILGGLLLNCCVCAALMRPLEAPVPGSGPVPQRPSRRLLDLSVFRDRGFLIYAVAASIMVLGLFVPPVFVVSYAKDLGVPDTQAAFLLTVLGFIDIFARPTAGFITGLKKVRPYSVYLFSFSMFFNGFTDLTGSTASDYGGLVVFCIFFGISYGMVGALQFEVLMAIVGTQKFSSAIGLVLLLEAIAVLIGPPSGGKLLDATHVYQYVFILAGAEVLTASLVLVLGNFLCIRKRPEVVAAVAEEEEQRHKPPADVRVDSREVEHFLKAEPEKNGEVIHTPETSV, from the exons ATGGGTGGTGCCGTGGTCGATGAGGGCCCCACGGGCATCAGGGCCCCTGACGGCGGCTGGGGCTGGGCCGTCCTCTTCGGCTGCTTCGTCATCACGGGCTTCTCCTACGCCTTCCCCAAGGCGGTCAGCGTCTTCTTCAAGGAACTCATGCGTGAGTTTGGTATCGGCTACAGTGACACGGCTTGGATCTCTTCCATCCTGCTGGCCATGTTGTATGGGACAG GCCCACTCTGCAGTGTGTGCGTGAACCGCTTTGGCTGCCGGCCTGTCATGCTCATGGGTGGCCTCTTGGCGTCCCTGGGCATGGTGGCCGCGTCCTTCTGCAGAAGCATCATCCAGCTCTACCTCACCACAGGGGTCATCACCG GCTTGGGCTTGGCACTCAACTTCCAGCCGTCACTCATCATGCTCAACCGCTACTTTAACAAGAGGCGCCCCATGGCCAACGGGCTGGCGGCCGCGGGCAGCCCTGTGTTCCTGTGTGCCTTGTCCCCACTGGGGCAGCTGCTGCAGGACCACTATGGCTGGCGGGGCGGCTTCCTCATCTTGGGGGGCCTTCTGCTCAACTGCTGCGTGTGCGCCGCGCTCATGAGGCCCTTGGAGGCGCCGGTGCCCGGGTCGGGGCCCGTGCCCCAGCGGCCGTCCCGGCGGCTGCTGGACCTGAGCGTCTTCAGGGACCGTGGCTTCCTCATCTACGCAGTGGCCGCCTCCATCATGGTGCTGGGGCTCTTTGTGCCTCCCGTGTTTGTGGTGAGCTACGCCAAGGACCTGGGTGTGCCCGACACGCAGGCTGCCTTCCTGCTCACCGTGCTGGGCTTCATCGACATCTTCGCCCGGCCCACTGCTGGCTTCATCACGGGCCTTAAAAAGGTGCGGCCCTACTCTGTCTACCTCTTCAGCTTCTCCATGTTCTTCAATGGCTTCACGGACCTCACTGGGTCCACAGCCAGCGACTACGGAGGCCTGGTGGTCTTCTGCATCTTCTTCGGCATCTCCTACGGCATGGTGGGGGCCCTGCAGTTTGAGGTACTCATGGCGATCGTGGGCACCCAGAAGTTCTCGAGTGCCATCGGCCTTGTGCTGCTGCTGGAGGCCATCGCCGTGCTCATTGGGCCGCCATCGGgag GCAAGCTCTTGGATGCGACGCACGTCTACCAGTACGTGTTTATCCTGGCGGGGGCCGAGGTGCTGACCGCCTCCCTCGTGCTGGTGCTGGGCAACTTCTTGTGCATTAGGAAGAGGCCCGAGGTGGTGGCAGCGGtggcggaggaggaggagcagcgcCACAAGCCCCCTGCGGACGTGAGGGTGGACTCTCGGGAGGTAGAGCACTTcctgaaagcagagcctgagaaaaATGGGGAAGTCATTCACACCCCGGAGACGAGCGTCTGA